The nucleotide sequence GACCAACCATCAGATGACTCTCCATGTGATCCTGCTACAGATAAATCATTGCTGCAGACTGAGAGCATGGAAGAGGAAGGCCTTCCTTCAGGGGAGTTGCTCTCATTGAGAGACCTGAGAGATGGAATCTTGCTGTCTGAGACCTGTCTATATAGTTGATATCCTGGTGAGCGACGTGCTTTCCTCATTGAGTCTGTATCCATCCCTAGAGAATGCCCCCTAGAGGATGAAGGATCTGCTCTGGATACTACAGGTGGTGTTGAAGGGACAGAGGTTGATGCCTTCGTATCTGAAGCAACACTTACCATGTCCAGTGATTTCCTGCAAAGCTTTGCCTACAAAAGAATAGAGCTGTTAGAAATAAATTGTATCAATCTTACTATTGCATATAACATAAAAGTAGCAGCTACTGTATACCTCGGGGGAGGAGTTACTTGCAGTGGGTCTATCTGCTGAGAAAAGAAAGAGGTCAGCAAAAAATGATCAAGTAAATAAATAGTGAGGCGTGAAAACATAGTGATGTCGAACCATGTCCAGTGAAAAGGAATAATTGGATAAATGCAGTCACAATGCCATATAGTTTGAAGAATGTCACTTTAATTAATCTGCCCACAGCAATGGTTTTATTCTCTAGACTAGAATGCTATACAACTCAATATACACCCAGATAACATGGTTCATGGCTAGCATTTAAAGCCATATTTTTGCACGGATACTTTTGCTCCCTCCTGAGCCAGGCTGAAAGCTGGTTCGACCACCAACTACTGTGGGCATTGCCAATGTTGTAGTCTAATATGCGGGCTGCTCAAACCCTATATGCCGCAAGACGATGTTATGGCTGTGTTGCTGTCAAAACCTTGTGTGTCATCTGGAGGCATTGACTCAGTGTTAGATGGTTTCCCTAAATGATGATGTTGTTTTCCTGCTAGCTGTTGAACAGAACAATGTGTCAGTGAGCGGGTCTTCTAATCCTGGCAGCAGCTATGGCGATGGTGACCTGAGCCCCCTGGTTGAATCCTTGACGCCACACCACAACGTGCCAGCATAGACGATGACCCAATTCACCCTTTTCTATTGGTTTCATGGAGCCAGATCACAGTGATGGTGATTGAGTATATTCACTATATATGGGGGCATTTTTAGTAAACTGTCATCTTAGTGTGGTAGCTTTGCACGGCAAAAGGGATGGTGGTTGCAATGGCATATTTGGACTAGTAGTGACAACAACATTGTCCCAAGTAATTCTTTTTGTACCAAAGAATGACTAGTGTTGTCCTATAAGATAAATCATGTCCATCTGGTTAGACTTATTTGATTACGAAGAACATCACTGTTACATCCCACATCCCAGCATGTCTACAGAATGCACAATAGCATACAAGAATCAAAACATGCCGCATATCATGAACTGAATTATTTACCTCTAGGATCAGATTGTGCAACTTTAGATGTTTCcatcttcttttctgttttctgccACTTGACCTTGTGGAACAGTTCAGATGGGCTACCTCCATTAGAAAAGCCTTCAGTTGGCGCAATGGAACCACTCTTCGTTTCAGGCCTAATGCTTCCACTACTATGGTTGGACAAAAATGTGGGGATTTCCATTATGTCTTCTATATGTGTTCTGTTATCCCATCGGAAGCTCCATGATGGGGAGTGTCTTACATTCCTGTAAGCTGACACTTCAACTGGAATGATACATGGCTGAGGCCTCTGCTTTGCAGCTATACAGCAATTAGCTCCCATGTCGGCCGAGCAAAAGAAATCTATATGATGCTGATTTGATCACCCAAACTCAAAATGCTGAGAACCCATCCATGTGATGCAAATTCATGAGCTTGCTCTACCTAGCTGACATAAAAAGAGTACAACAATAAGGATTGCCTTCAATCAAGACATGAAAAATACATGAGTAAAACTACTATCTAGCTTAGACAGCTAGGGGTACAAATCAAAATAAGAAAGCAAACCCAACAAGGAATCTATGGAGCTTCTACAGCAAGCTATTCTCAAGAAAAAAAGTACACTTTGAAAGTACTGAACTTCAATAAATCTAAATTCTTGCATTTCATATGTTAGCGTCGATACCTAACATGGACCTACAAAAGCAGTATAAAAAGGAGGCATGGTCACCTATGTGTGGCAAATGGGAGAAGTGAGGGCATGAAAGTCCAAAGAAGAATCATATTTTAATATGAAGTCCACATACTTGATAGTACGATCAGACAGGGTTCATTGATTCAAATTAGGGTAAAACTTAACCTTACAAAAATTAAAAAGTGAAATTAATCACTTATTTTCTTATTTAATTTTGCATAGTCTAGGCAATGTATAAATCATGGGATTAATTTAAGGTAAGGACAAAGTGAAGATTAGCAGCATGCATTCCACACATAAGTATCCCCTGATGGCATTTCTAACAAATTCTCCAAGAAGCTGAACATCAACATCCATAAAGCAACCACTTAACATACTCAATAAAAAAATTAAAGGGGAATACAAAAGGATGCTTGCGTATAATTGAAGGCACAAAGCAGGGAAGCCAGCTAACCGCAGTGGGTGAAAGAAACTATATGTGATAATGTGAAGGGAGAAAGCCGCCGTTAGGTGGACCAGTATCCAAGACATTCCAATACTAAAAGACACTCAAGGGGCACTGATTCCTCTCCCCACACAACACACTAGCTAGGCGTATATCACATTTATTCCCATGTCAATTTCAGACCACAGGGCCGAATGACAAATAAGTAAATAATATCTTAAACACAGAATCGCATGAAAGCAACATAACAAAGAAAAACGGCGTATGATTGTGTGACTCAAGCGCGAGATTATACGAAAGTAGGTTGCTAGGCGCAGTTCATCACATCGAGATGGCTTTGAATCCAGATTTCTTTTCCAGCGGGAAACAGTGCTGTAAAATTTTAACTATCACGACTAGTACATCATGAAGTAAAAGGATAGCCAGTAATCAAACAGTAAATCCAGCAGGCGAAATCGCGAACAGGGGAACATCAGGTCAGGCCTACATCCCACAATCACAATTCATAATATCACTGATAAGATTACCAAAAAGAAAGAACAGACTTTCGGAAAAGAATAAAAACTAGCGGCGGTGGGGACCCGCGCAATTCATCGGAAACTGGCCGCACGACTACCAACACTTCACCAAACCACCGAAATTCTCCGAGTTTACCCCACCTACCGCACCAAGCAGTCCCGCAATTCGCGGAAATTACCTCGAATCACGCGAGTAGGTAGTCCCGAACAGGGAGTGGCGGCGTCCAGGCACTTGCCCCACAGCACCACCGTCGCGGGGGATCCCGGCGGTCTAGCACCGGGTCTGGATCTGGCAGGTGAGAAGGACCGACAGCGGCGCAACGGACGCGCGCCGGGCTGGGCTGCGGCTCCGCTCCGCTAGGGCTGGGGCTGTCCCCGGGAGAAGCGGCGAGCGGAGGAGAGGGAagcgaaggagagagagagggagagaggtggggAGGGGAGTGTGGTGTGGGTATAAAAACTGGTAGGAATGGGTCTCCGCTCCGCGCTGCGGAGTATTGCTCCGGCCACACCGGTGGACACCAGGGCCGCAGTCGTGACGCTTCCGAGTGCGAGTGCCGGACCACGTGGCTCGCCGCGTGTCACAGGATGTGAGGGACCACTTGCATTGACCCTCTTGGCTGTTCGGCTGCAACAGGTGTTGCCCGCGACTTCACTGGCTTGTGGGCCATCTGTAGGGATGCCAAAAGTCAGTGCCGTTTTGTTTTCCTGTATGCCAAAtgaggtggtgtttggttctctagtcttaagactttttctagtcccaactaaaaagtctctagtctCTGAAAAGTCCCTtcctgtttgtttccagagactaaaaagtctctagtcccttcctggaggttattaaatgaccatgttgcccctagtatatagaaaaataacaatcaaataACACCATGGAGTGACGGGCCAATGGGTGCATGGaagggcattgttggaaaagtctcaaaaagactctccttaagagtcttcttcatttagtcccaaatgcctagtttagtccctaaaaagttcctcccgtttggtaaaaaagtctttaagagggactttttctagtctctacacaaaaaagtccctggaaacaaacaccccctgagtaaggcctcctttggtttagaggaatcttgtaaGAATTTCATAGAAtgggatttctataggaaaaattcctttagagccctttggtttgtagaaatggaatcctattcctatggaggaattcttcctatccttcaTATTTCATAGAAAAAtatacattagcctagactcaatagaaaaaatcctatgatgtgaatcaaagggcatctcttttcctattcctactcataggatttgagatacatgtcatctcattctcctatgactttcctattcctatgatttttctatcctatgaaccaaaggaggcctaagttTTTTAGTCACAGTTATACATGGATACAGGTGATAGAACACACAACACATACTTCACATGCAGGCATGCACACTGAAAGAGCCTAATGCCCATGTTTGATTTTGGTAATTGATAACAATTCCTATGAACTAATGGTTGCCAtaagttatatttgaagggtttgtccataagCATTTCTTGAAGACCATTTGTTGGATTTCAGGTTATAAAAAAGATTAGTTGTTGACCAAGGTATTATTCATGgagttatccaaagattggtcatgtgtgtaCGGCCCCCGAGGAGACGATGCCAAGCTCGCCTTCCTCGCGGAGCTGCAGCAGCTCCGCACCTCCATCGTCGGGCCCTGGCTTCTCGGTGGCAACTTTCAACATGATAGCTTCGGCTTGCGATAAAAATAATGACCGCCTAAATAGGCGCACGATGAACCGTTTCCAACATTTCTTCTCCGATCATGGCCTCCACGACATCTATCTTCATGGGCGTCGCTACACCTGGTCGAGCAAGATAACCTCACCCTTGTACGCAACGATCGCGAGCTGTGCACCCCTTTCTGGGAGCTGGACCATGTCCACTGCCTCCTCTGTTGCCTCGCCTCCGCGGCGTCGGACCACTCACCCCTCCTCCTAGACTGCGCCAGCAGTTCGGTAGGGGCATGCATTTTCACTTCCAGCGATACTGACCCTCTCTCGAGGGCTTTCATGAGATGGTCCAGAGCGCTTGGCACTTTGTCATTCCGGACCCGGACCCCTTCAGGCGCGTGTTCGCCCATCTCAGGGTCATGGCGCGCAGCCTCCAGTGGTGGAACTCCCGCTTTGTCTACAACATCACCGCCCGGCTGGGGGTAGCCCGGGAGCTCATTGCTCGGCTTGACGAGGCCCAAGACGCCCAGCGTCTATCCCTGGCAGAAACCTGGCTCCGGCGCCAGCTAAAACGAAAAGACCTTGGGCTGGACTCGCTCGAGCGATCCATTGTGCGCCAGCGCGCCCGGCTACGCTGGCTTTGGGTGGGCGAGGCGGCTGttcaaaatatgccctagaggcaataataaagtggttattattatatttccttgttcatgataattgtttattatccatgttataattgtattgattggaaactcaaatgcatgtgtggatacatagacaacaacatgtccctagtaagcctctatcggactagctcgttgatcaaatatggttgtggtttcctagccatagacatgaattgtcattttataacgggatcacgtcattaggagaatgatgtgatggacaagacccaaactataaatgtagcatatgatcgtatcacgtttattgctatcgttttctacatgtcaagtatatgttcctatgaccatgagatcatgcaactcactgacaccggaagagtaccttgtgtgtaccaaacatcgcaatgtaactgggtgactataaaggtgctctacaggtatctccgagggtgtctgttgagttggcatggatcaagactaggatttgtcactccgtatgatggagaggtatcttagggcccactcggtaataaagcatcacaatgagcttgcaagcaatgtgaccaatgggtTAGCCaggggatcttgtattacggaacgagtaaagagacttgtcggtaacgatattgaactaggtatggtgataccgacaaccgaatctcgggcaagtaacataccgatagacaaagataACTACACACGGGATtatctgaatccttgacatcgaggtttgaccgataaagatcttcgtcatagaatatgtaggaaccaatatggacatccagatcacgctattggttattggccgtagaggtgtctcggtcatgtttgcatagttctcaaacccgcagggtctacacacttaatgtttggtgatgatataagtatagttgagttgtTATGGTGGTAACCAAAGGTTGTTCGGGGCACaaatgagatcccgaacgtcacgaggaacTCTGagtggtccggagatgaagattgATATGTAGGACGAAGGGTACCAGAGtctggaagtgttctgggggtaccgggttaTCATCAAGAGAACCGAAAGGGTTTCGGGGGGTCtcagcaagtgttggggggcctcatgggccaGGGGAAGGGAGcacactaaggggctgtgcgcccccctcaccccaTCCCATGATCACCAGGagggtggtgcgcccccctagggctgcctcccccttgcttggGCGGTAAGCCACCTGGGAGGGCAGTGACAGTCAGAACATGTCTGAAGAGCAAATgaatctcagtgagggcactagtccctccaatagCAGTTATGAAGATGgtagcagaagcactccaagcaacttgcctaaggctgcCACTAGGcaaagaaagaagagaacctcagaatctgaggatgaggactttgtTGTGTGATGAGGAGGTGtcctcaaagaagaaagtgttcAAGAAGGAGTATGCTGCTGCCATAAAACCTGGTATGCCAAAGAAAGCTCCTGCCAAGAGGAAGCGTATGTCTAAAGTCAGAGCCTTCACTCAGGAAACTATGGAGTTCATTcttgaaccaagagaagaagaggttgctgaagGAAAGATGAGGAAGAAGAGAGTCAAGAAGACTATGGCCAGAGTTATTGGCAAACCTTCCATGATGAGAGGatcagatgaagaagaggaggaggaagagccagcAGCACCACCTCCAAAGGCTCAGAAGCTCATTGGGGTgctatcaagtctggggctgctccatctaagcccaagacagCCCCCAAGCCTCCAACTCAAGCTCAAGCTCCAAATCCTTCTACACCCAAGAGATCCACAAGAAACATCCCTACTactgagaagaataaggccccagtgcctgaagttcaagaggatgaagagctgataacccacaagtacaggggatcgcaacagttttcgagggtagagtattcaacccaaatgtatagattcgacacaaggggagccaaagaatatttgaaggtatcagcagctgagttgtcaattcaaccacacctggagattaattatccgcagcaaaatgatcagtagcaaagtaatatgatcgttttgataatagtagcagcagcaacggtaacggtaacagtgataacagtatttttgtagcaagtgcaacagtaatgatagcagtagtaacttagcagaaacaatataggataaattcgtaggcattggatcggtgacttgttggatgatattcatcatgagacagttataacctagggcaatacgtgaaagtgcgttatatcgactagagggggggtgaataggcgatttttatgaaattcttcattgaggaatttgccggtgaggaaattccttagcgaagaactactagcagcggaataagtactcaaaagtaaacatgacagaatacaagcatggtcatcatgatgaaatgaagataggcACAGATTACAGGTAGCGTgagcacatgataacacaggatgaagacaaacagactgaagaaattgaactgaggaaattgagaaagtcttcagtcaaagtcttcaagcacagatatgaacaagcacacaacacagttatgaggaaatgaaagagttgaggaaatagaaccagtaagcttggtgaagacaatgatttggtagaccagttccaactgttgtctcagttgtacgtctggttggagcggctaagtatttaaactcgaggacacacagtcccggacacccagtcctgaacacgcagctcaggacaccaagtcctcaccgtattctccttgaactaaggtcacacagacctcatccaatcactcgtggtaagtcttcaggtgacttccgaaccttcacaaacttggtcactcggctaTCCACAATTCctgttggatgctctagaccatggcgcctaaccgtttggaagaagcacagtcttcaaaggtaacaagcgtcggatccactcaggatcaatctcttcagtgatgctcaatcacttggggtttgtaggtgtttgggttttgggtttttcctcacttgatgattttcgctcaaagtcctcggagaatgggttgctctcaaatgacaagtgtcagtttctctcggagcagccaaccagctagtggttgtaggggggggctatttatagcctagggagcagcccgacatgataagacataaatgcccttcaatgatatgatcgttaggtggatagatattttgggacagctggcgcataacaCATCAACGGTcgaaattttgagtagcaaaatcctcagggctatcatgttcctcactatgtaggcaatctgcactggcgaattcctaactcctcagtcagaacaaattcctcagagaccagaagaactt is from Triticum aestivum cultivar Chinese Spring chromosome 3A, IWGSC CS RefSeq v2.1, whole genome shotgun sequence and encodes:
- the LOC123060991 gene encoding uncharacterized protein isoform X2 — encoded protein: MGANCCIAAKQRPQPCIIPVEVSAYRNVRHSPSWSFRWDNRTHIEDIMEIPTFLSNHSSGSIRPETKSGSIAPTEGFSNGGSPSELFHKVKWQKTEKKMETSKVAQSDPRDRPTASNSSPEAKLCRKSLDMVSVASDTKASTSVPSTPPVVSRADPSSSRGHSLGMDTDSMRKARRSPGYQLYRQVSDSKIPSLRSLNESNSPEGRPSSSMLSVCSNDLSVAGSHGESSDGWSMRTFSEMVASSQRERWSIDSELLGSVSSKMTRSNASNHTTVSPDQEVCKLCLKLLKERPAWNAQDLGVVAVLLCGHVYHADCLDSLTAEAEKYDPPCPVCTHGEQCTVKLFGKLESKIKNKMPTNVILDGDLDGSSKHQKKSKRVPRLGTSISMKDSFSRPFLRRHFSIGSRSPRLVSESESTRKKGFWARHWRE
- the LOC123060991 gene encoding uncharacterized protein isoform X1, coding for MGANCCIAAKQRPQPCIIPVEVSAYRNVRHSPSWSFRWDNRTHIEDIMEIPTFLSNHSSGSIRPETKSGSIAPTEGFSNGGSPSELFHKVKWQKTEKKMETSKVAQSDPRADRPTASNSSPEAKLCRKSLDMVSVASDTKASTSVPSTPPVVSRADPSSSRGHSLGMDTDSMRKARRSPGYQLYRQVSDSKIPSLRSLNESNSPEGRPSSSMLSVCSNDLSVAGSHGESSDGWSMRTFSEMVASSQRERWSIDSELLGSVSSKMTRSNASNHTTVSPDQEVCKLCLKLLKERPAWNAQDLGVVAVLLCGHVYHADCLDSLTAEAEKYDPPCPVCTHGEQCTVKLFGKLESKIKNKMPTNVILDGDLDGSSKHQKKSKRVPRLGTSISMKDSFSRPFLRRHFSIGSRSPRLVSESESTRKKGFWARHWRE